Proteins encoded together in one Anoxybacillus flavithermus window:
- the sdaAB gene encoding L-serine ammonia-lyase, iron-sulfur-dependent subunit beta: protein MKYRSVFDIIGPIMIGPSSSHTAGAVRIGKVARNLFGRKPTWADIFFYGSFAQTYKGHGTDVAIVGGLLNFDTFDERMKTSLQIAKQEGIRITFHEEEAIPPHPNTAKIRLGDEQGELELVGISIGGGKIEIIELNGFELKLSGHHPALLIMHNDRYGAIAGVANVLAKYAINIGHMEVSRKEKGKQALMAIEVDQNIDDAIVEQLKALPHIIDVAKIVE from the coding sequence ATGAAATATCGCAGTGTATTTGATATTATCGGTCCGATTATGATTGGTCCGTCGAGCTCGCACACGGCAGGAGCAGTACGCATCGGCAAAGTGGCACGCAACTTATTCGGCAGAAAACCAACGTGGGCGGATATTTTCTTTTACGGTTCATTTGCCCAAACGTATAAAGGACACGGAACAGATGTCGCCATCGTCGGCGGTTTATTAAATTTCGATACGTTTGATGAACGAATGAAAACATCGTTGCAAATCGCCAAACAAGAAGGGATTCGCATCACGTTTCATGAAGAGGAAGCCATTCCTCCTCACCCAAATACAGCAAAAATTCGCCTCGGTGATGAACAAGGTGAGCTTGAGCTTGTCGGCATTTCCATTGGCGGTGGGAAAATCGAAATTATTGAGCTAAACGGTTTCGAGCTGAAGCTTTCTGGTCATCATCCTGCCCTTTTAATTATGCATAATGACCGTTACGGTGCCATCGCAGGAGTAGCGAACGTGCTAGCGAAATATGCGATTAATATCGGCCATATGGAAGTATCGCGAAAAGAAAAAGGAAAACAGGCGTTAATGGCGATCGAAGTCGATCAAAATATTGATGATGCGATCGTTGAGCAATTAAAAGCGTTACCACATATTATTGATGTAGCAAAAATTGTTGAGTAA
- a CDS encoding Asp23/Gls24 family envelope stress response protein: MSIELQTKYGRVEISNDVIAAIAGGAAVDCYGIVGMASKNQLKDGIAEILRRENFAKGIVVRQENDEVHIDLYVIVSYGTKISEVAHNVQTKVKYTLDKTLGLSVQSINIYVQGVRVTNP; the protein is encoded by the coding sequence ATGTCCATTGAATTACAAACGAAATACGGTCGTGTTGAAATTAGTAACGATGTCATTGCAGCGATTGCCGGGGGAGCGGCAGTAGATTGTTACGGTATTGTCGGTATGGCATCAAAAAATCAATTAAAAGACGGCATTGCTGAAATTTTACGCCGCGAAAACTTTGCAAAAGGCATTGTCGTTCGCCAAGAAAACGATGAAGTGCATATTGATTTATACGTCATTGTTAGCTACGGCACAAAAATTTCGGAAGTTGCGCACAACGTACAAACGAAAGTCAAGTATACGCTAGATAAAACGTTAGGTTTATCTGTTCAATCGATCAACATTTATGTTCAAGGGGTTCGCGTCACGAATCCGTAG
- a CDS encoding thiamine diphosphokinase, which produces MIIHLVAGGPTSFLPHLKTYDGEDVCWVGVDRGVLALLDAGIMPKRAFGDFDSIAEYELQQLQTQLPHIDIWPAEKDQTDTDIALDWALEQQATKIRLFGATGGRVDHFFGNVQLLFKGKDGQIELIDRQNIVTLYRSGKHVVEKKDEYRYISFIPMTPIRALTLRGFKYPLDAHDVPLGSTLCVSNELIHHFGTFSFTEGILMMIRSKDEK; this is translated from the coding sequence TTGATTATTCATCTTGTTGCAGGTGGTCCGACAAGTTTTTTACCTCATTTAAAAACATACGACGGAGAGGACGTATGTTGGGTAGGGGTAGATCGTGGCGTTTTAGCGCTGCTCGATGCGGGAATCATGCCAAAACGGGCGTTTGGCGATTTTGACTCCATTGCCGAATATGAGTTGCAGCAATTACAAACACAATTGCCGCATATCGACATATGGCCAGCTGAAAAAGACCAAACGGACACAGATATTGCGCTCGATTGGGCGCTTGAACAACAAGCGACAAAAATTCGCCTATTTGGAGCAACAGGCGGACGGGTCGATCATTTCTTTGGCAACGTTCAACTTTTGTTCAAAGGAAAAGACGGGCAGATTGAGTTAATCGATCGTCAAAATATCGTTACGCTTTATCGAAGTGGAAAACATGTCGTTGAAAAAAAAGACGAATACCGATACATTTCATTTATTCCTATGACTCCGATTCGCGCTTTAACGCTTCGCGGATTTAAATACCCGCTCGATGCGCACGATGTGCCGCTTGGATCAACATTATGCGTAAGTAATGAACTCATCCATCATTTTGGTACTTTTTCGTTTACTGAAGGCATATTAATGATGATAAGAAGCAAGGATGAAAAATAA
- the rpmB gene encoding 50S ribosomal protein L28 yields the protein MAKCFVTGKKKSFGNARSHAMNASRRTWKANLQKVRILVDGKPKRVWVSARALKSGKVERV from the coding sequence ATGGCAAAATGCTTTGTGACTGGTAAGAAAAAATCATTCGGAAACGCTCGTTCTCACGCAATGAATGCGAGCCGCCGCACATGGAAAGCAAACCTTCAAAAAGTTCGCATTTTAGTTGACGGAAAGCCAAAGCGCGTTTGGGTTTCTGCTCGCGCATTAAAATCCGGAAAAGTAGAACGTGTGTAA
- the rsgA gene encoding ribosome small subunit-dependent GTPase A — protein MAEGKIIKALSGFYYVLSDGKVYQCRGRGVFRKRKVTPLVGDYVSFQAENEREGYILDVFERKNELVRPPIANIDQAILVFSAVEPDFSPGLLDRFLVLIEAKDIRPLIVVSKMDLVDDDTKPRIEQYIRDYRQIGYEVFEVSVKTRAGIDALLPYFEGKVSVFAGQSGVGKSSLLNALRPNLQLKTGDISHHLGRGKHTTRHVEFIEIGGGFVADTPGFSALEFDDIELEQLPLCFPEFVTKSSDCKFRGCTHTAEPKCAVKEALASGDIPPYRYEHYMSFIEEIKERKPRY, from the coding sequence ATGGCAGAAGGAAAAATCATTAAAGCGCTCAGCGGCTTTTATTACGTGTTAAGTGATGGCAAAGTGTATCAATGCCGCGGCCGCGGGGTGTTTCGCAAGCGGAAAGTAACGCCGCTTGTCGGCGACTACGTTTCCTTTCAGGCGGAAAATGAACGGGAAGGCTACATATTAGATGTATTTGAGCGGAAAAATGAACTCGTTCGTCCGCCGATTGCCAATATCGATCAAGCGATTTTAGTGTTTTCAGCAGTAGAGCCAGATTTCAGCCCTGGATTACTCGATCGTTTTCTCGTATTAATTGAAGCAAAAGACATTCGTCCGCTTATTGTTGTGAGTAAAATGGATTTAGTAGACGATGACACAAAGCCTCGTATTGAACAATATATTCGCGATTATCGTCAAATCGGATATGAAGTGTTCGAAGTTTCGGTCAAAACGCGCGCAGGTATTGATGCATTATTGCCTTATTTTGAAGGAAAAGTATCGGTATTTGCAGGGCAATCAGGCGTCGGGAAGTCGTCTTTATTAAATGCATTACGTCCGAACTTGCAGTTAAAAACGGGCGACATTTCCCATCACCTTGGGCGTGGAAAACATACGACAAGACATGTCGAGTTCATTGAAATCGGAGGCGGTTTTGTCGCAGATACACCAGGATTTAGCGCGCTAGAATTTGATGATATTGAACTTGAACAATTACCGCTTTGTTTTCCGGAGTTTGTCACAAAAAGCAGTGATTGTAAATTTCGCGGTTGCACGCATACGGCTGAGCCGAAATGTGCGGTCAAAGAAGCATTAGCATCAGGAGACATTCCTCCTTATCGCTATGAACATTACATGAGTTTTATAGAGGAAATCAAGGAACGAAAGCCGAGGTATTAA
- a CDS encoding DAK2 domain-containing protein: protein MAMTTLDGKRFAQMVLQGATHLANNAKTVDALNVFPVPDGDTGTNMNLSMTSGAKEVKNHVSDHIGKVAGALAKGLLMGARGNSGVILSQLFRGFAKAIEQKSEINSKEFAAALEAGVQTAYKAVMKPVEGTILTVAKDAAKRAVAVAKKEADIVVVMTEVLKEAKASLKRTPDLLPVLKEVGVVDSGGQGLVFVYEGFLAALKGETIAETEALSMGQLVRTEHHRNVQSHLSADDIEFGYCTEFMVKFEQDKVAKHPFREETFRQDLSRFGDSLLVIADDEVVKVHIHAEQPGEVLTYAQSYGSLINIKIENMREQHANIVHQEMQPPKKQERIPYGIVAVAMGDGIAELFKSIGAHAVIEGGQTMNPSTEDIVKAIEEVNAQTVFVLPNNKNIILAAQQAASVASCDVVVIPSKTVPQGMTALLSFNPSATKEENEEVMTEALARVKTGQVTFAVRDTNIDGVEIEKDDYMGIADGKIVVSHKELHSVVETLLTHMIGEEDEIVTILSGEDATEEQTAHIVQFIEQQFPHVEVETHHGGQPLYPFIFAIE from the coding sequence GTGGCAATGACAACATTAGATGGAAAACGCTTTGCACAAATGGTGCTGCAAGGCGCGACACATTTAGCGAACAACGCAAAAACGGTAGACGCATTAAACGTCTTTCCCGTTCCAGATGGGGATACAGGAACGAATATGAATTTGTCGATGACGTCCGGTGCGAAAGAAGTAAAAAACCACGTATCTGATCATATCGGAAAAGTGGCGGGCGCATTAGCGAAAGGATTGCTAATGGGAGCGCGCGGCAACTCGGGCGTTATTTTATCACAACTATTTCGTGGATTTGCGAAAGCGATCGAACAAAAAAGTGAAATTAACAGCAAAGAGTTTGCGGCAGCGCTTGAAGCGGGCGTGCAGACAGCGTATAAAGCGGTGATGAAGCCGGTTGAAGGCACGATTTTAACGGTTGCGAAAGATGCGGCAAAGCGCGCAGTAGCTGTGGCGAAAAAAGAAGCTGACATCGTCGTTGTAATGACGGAAGTATTAAAAGAGGCAAAAGCATCGCTGAAGCGCACCCCTGATTTACTTCCTGTATTAAAAGAAGTAGGTGTCGTCGACAGCGGCGGCCAAGGTCTCGTATTTGTGTACGAAGGATTTTTAGCGGCGTTAAAAGGTGAAACGATTGCAGAAACAGAAGCGTTGTCGATGGGACAGCTCGTTCGTACCGAACATCACCGCAACGTGCAAAGCCATCTTAGCGCAGATGATATTGAATTTGGGTATTGTACGGAATTTATGGTGAAGTTTGAACAAGATAAAGTAGCGAAACATCCATTTCGTGAAGAGACGTTCCGTCAAGATTTGAGCCGCTTCGGCGATTCGCTACTTGTCATTGCAGATGATGAAGTAGTGAAAGTGCATATTCACGCAGAACAACCGGGCGAAGTGCTCACATACGCGCAAAGTTACGGAAGCTTAATTAATATTAAAATCGAAAATATGCGTGAACAGCATGCAAATATCGTCCATCAAGAGATGCAGCCGCCGAAAAAGCAAGAACGCATCCCGTACGGCATCGTTGCGGTAGCCATGGGCGATGGCATTGCTGAATTATTTAAAAGCATTGGTGCTCATGCGGTCATCGAAGGCGGACAAACGATGAATCCGAGCACAGAAGACATCGTAAAAGCAATTGAAGAAGTAAATGCCCAAACGGTATTTGTGTTGCCGAATAATAAAAACATTATTTTAGCAGCCCAACAAGCTGCGTCTGTCGCTTCATGTGATGTAGTCGTCATTCCATCAAAAACCGTTCCACAAGGAATGACAGCATTGCTTTCCTTTAATCCTTCTGCGACAAAAGAAGAAAACGAGGAAGTAATGACAGAGGCACTTGCCCGCGTAAAAACAGGACAAGTAACGTTTGCTGTACGCGATACAAACATTGACGGCGTTGAAATTGAAAAAGACGATTATATGGGAATTGCCGATGGCAAAATTGTCGTATCTCATAAAGAGCTTCATTCTGTCGTTGAGACGCTACTTACGCATATGATTGGCGAAGAAGATGAAATTGTAACAATTCTTTCTGGTGAAGATGCGACCGAAGAACAAACTGCGCACATCGTTCAATTTATTGAACAACAATTCCCGCATGTGGAAGTTGAAACACATCATGGCGGTCAGCCGTTATATCCGTTTATTTTTGCGATTGAATAA
- the spoVM gene encoding stage V sporulation protein SpoVM, with amino-acid sequence MKFYTIKLPKFLGGIVRAMLNSFKKG; translated from the coding sequence GTGAAATTTTATACGATTAAGTTGCCAAAATTTTTAGGTGGAATTGTACGAGCGATGTTAAACTCGTTCAAAAAAGGATAA
- the recG gene encoding ATP-dependent DNA helicase RecG has protein sequence MSDVLHQSVTAIKGIGEETAAALHEMGIDTIEQLLYHFPFRYEDYRICALEEAKHDEKITIIGKVYSEPVLTYYSRKKSRLTFRVLVDRFLVTAVCFNQPYLKKKLTLHETVTITGKWDKHRQTITVQQLHIGEMKRQKEIEPVYSTRGDLTVKGMRRFIALALQQYGDAIVDPLPSELLQTYRLISKRDAIRVIHMPLSHEQLKQARRRLVYEEFLLFQLKMQALKKYRREQSPGIAHRFSDGQLQSFIQSLPFPLTNAQQRVVREIVQDLKSPYRMNRLLQGDVGSGKTVVAAIALYAVYLSGYQGALMVPTEILAEQHAESLRALLEPMGIRVELLTSSVKGKRRKQLLEQLALGDVHVVVGTHALIQDDVNFAKLGVVITDEQHRFGVEQRRILREKGQSPDVLFMTATPIPRTLAITAFGEMDVSIIDEMPKGRKKIETYWVKHDMLERVFQFMAKQVDAGHQAYVICPLIEESEKLDVQNAIDVHAMLTHYYKGRYRIGLMHGRLSSEEKEEVMRAFSANDIHILVSTTVVEVGVNVPNATVMVIYDADRFGLSQLHQLRGRVGRGQAQSYCILVADPKSEAGKERMRIMTETNDGFVLSEKDLELRGPGDFFGTKQSGMPEFRLGDIVHDYRILEVARQDAARLVDSQAFWHDDKYAFLRDYLQQSGILNGEKLD, from the coding sequence GTGAGTGACGTATTACATCAATCAGTCACAGCGATTAAAGGAATTGGAGAAGAAACAGCCGCCGCGCTTCATGAAATGGGGATTGATACAATTGAACAACTGTTGTATCATTTCCCTTTTCGTTACGAAGATTATCGCATATGTGCATTAGAAGAAGCAAAGCACGATGAAAAAATTACGATCATTGGCAAAGTGTATAGTGAGCCTGTGCTTACGTATTATAGCCGCAAAAAGTCGCGCTTAACGTTTCGCGTCCTTGTTGACCGATTTTTAGTGACGGCTGTTTGTTTTAACCAACCGTATTTGAAAAAAAAGCTCACCCTGCACGAAACGGTGACGATCACAGGCAAGTGGGACAAACATCGTCAAACGATCACCGTACAGCAGCTGCATATCGGCGAAATGAAGCGACAAAAAGAAATCGAACCGGTCTATTCAACGCGTGGCGACTTGACAGTAAAAGGCATGCGTCGCTTTATTGCACTCGCTTTACAACAATACGGTGATGCGATTGTCGACCCGTTGCCGAGCGAGCTATTGCAAACATATCGCCTTATATCAAAACGTGATGCGATTCGGGTGATTCATATGCCGCTTTCGCACGAGCAACTAAAGCAAGCACGACGCCGTCTCGTTTACGAAGAGTTTTTACTTTTTCAATTAAAAATGCAAGCGTTAAAAAAATATCGTCGTGAACAGTCACCAGGTATTGCGCATCGCTTTTCAGATGGGCAACTTCAATCGTTTATTCAATCGCTTCCGTTTCCGCTAACGAATGCTCAGCAACGCGTTGTACGTGAAATTGTGCAAGATTTAAAATCGCCATATCGCATGAATCGCCTACTACAAGGAGATGTCGGTTCCGGAAAAACAGTCGTTGCTGCCATTGCATTATATGCGGTGTATTTATCAGGGTATCAAGGAGCGTTAATGGTACCGACGGAAATTTTAGCCGAGCAACATGCTGAATCGCTTCGTGCGCTGCTTGAGCCGATGGGTATTCGTGTCGAACTGTTGACAAGTTCGGTAAAAGGAAAAAGGCGCAAACAGCTACTTGAACAGCTCGCTTTAGGTGACGTTCATGTTGTTGTCGGCACGCATGCCCTTATTCAAGACGACGTGAATTTTGCGAAACTTGGCGTTGTCATCACAGACGAACAACATCGCTTTGGAGTAGAGCAGCGACGCATTTTACGTGAAAAAGGACAATCGCCTGATGTGCTATTTATGACCGCCACTCCGATTCCACGCACGCTTGCCATTACGGCATTTGGAGAAATGGACGTCTCGATCATTGATGAAATGCCAAAAGGAAGGAAAAAAATTGAAACGTATTGGGTGAAACACGATATGCTTGAGCGTGTATTTCAATTTATGGCGAAACAAGTTGATGCGGGTCATCAAGCATACGTCATTTGCCCGCTCATTGAGGAATCGGAAAAACTGGATGTCCAAAACGCGATCGACGTGCATGCGATGTTGACGCACTACTATAAAGGGCGGTATCGCATCGGGCTTATGCACGGCCGTCTATCTTCAGAAGAAAAAGAAGAAGTGATGCGCGCATTTAGCGCCAATGACATTCATATTTTAGTATCAACAACGGTCGTAGAAGTCGGTGTAAACGTCCCGAACGCAACCGTGATGGTCATTTACGATGCCGACCGTTTTGGTCTTTCGCAACTTCATCAGCTACGCGGACGAGTTGGGCGCGGACAAGCCCAATCGTACTGTATTTTAGTCGCTGATCCAAAATCAGAAGCAGGAAAAGAGCGAATGCGCATTATGACGGAAACGAACGACGGTTTTGTGCTGTCGGAAAAAGATTTAGAGCTGCGCGGACCGGGCGATTTTTTTGGGACGAAACAAAGCGGCATGCCTGAATTTCGTCTCGGCGACATCGTTCACGACTATCGCATTTTAGAAGTTGCCCGTCAAGACGCTGCTCGCCTCGTTGATTCGCAAGCTTTTTGGCATGACGATAAATACGCTTTTCTTCGCGACTATTTACAACAATCAGGCATTTTAAACGGCGAAAAATTAGATTAA
- the pknB gene encoding Stk1 family PASTA domain-containing Ser/Thr kinase, translating into MLIGKRLNDRYKLLQLIGGGGMANVYLARDIILDRDVAVKVLRLDFVNDELFIKRFRREAQAATSLNHENIVTIYDVGEDDGIYYMVMEYVRGCTLKQYIQQHAPLPVQEALRMMDQLTGAIAHAHQNGVIHRDIKPQNILVSEDGTLKITDFGIAVALSSTTITQTNSVLGSVHYLSPEQAKGGMATEKSDIYSLGIVMFELLTGQLPFLGESAVAIVLKHLQTETPSVRRWNPNIPQSVENIVLKATAKNPLHRYNSALDMRQHIRTALSPERINEAKFTLPTEDDDEETKVVPIIKSPPPSLEKRENVPAPKEKRSKKWIALWALFLLLFIGVGASAVTWLPDLFFPKDVTVPDVTSKHYDDAIAELTSLGLKIEETIEQEHDDIAEGFVIRTNPQAGKVVKAGTAVTIYKSIGKKKVAFENYVGEQIADVEPQLRSEKYLLIDKKEVYSDKPAGTIIEQFPLPGEKVVPEETEVRFTVSLGPEKIILKDLTGYTEKSVRDYAADQQLYVIVKQQYSDTVEKGLVISQTPQANAKLEKGATVTVVISLGKEPVQTKKVIQDIDIPYEPPVDVNEPVMAELYIEDENHSFAQPYKRYRLTNDVKERVEFVIQQGKQGRYRVVVNGTTVREGIVPYPTTP; encoded by the coding sequence GTGCTCATCGGCAAACGATTAAACGATCGCTATAAATTGTTGCAACTTATCGGCGGCGGTGGAATGGCGAACGTTTATTTAGCTAGAGATATCATTTTAGATCGCGACGTTGCCGTCAAAGTGTTACGCTTAGATTTTGTAAACGATGAATTATTTATTAAACGTTTTCGCCGCGAAGCACAAGCCGCAACAAGTTTAAATCATGAAAATATTGTCACGATTTACGATGTTGGGGAAGATGACGGCATTTATTATATGGTCATGGAATATGTGCGCGGCTGTACGTTAAAACAATATATTCAACAACATGCCCCGCTTCCTGTACAAGAGGCGCTACGCATGATGGATCAACTAACAGGAGCAATTGCTCACGCGCATCAAAACGGCGTTATTCATCGTGATATTAAGCCGCAAAATATTTTAGTGTCAGAAGACGGAACATTGAAAATTACAGATTTCGGTATCGCTGTCGCGTTAAGTTCAACAACGATTACACAAACGAACTCGGTGTTAGGATCGGTTCATTATTTATCACCGGAACAAGCAAAAGGCGGAATGGCAACGGAAAAGTCGGATATTTATTCACTTGGTATCGTCATGTTTGAACTATTGACCGGTCAGTTGCCTTTTTTAGGCGAATCCGCTGTCGCGATTGTGTTAAAACATTTGCAAACGGAGACGCCATCTGTACGACGATGGAATCCGAATATTCCACAGAGCGTAGAAAACATTGTGCTAAAAGCAACGGCGAAAAATCCGTTGCATCGCTACAATAGCGCGTTAGATATGCGACAACATATTCGTACCGCTCTTTCACCTGAACGTATAAACGAAGCAAAATTCACGCTCCCTACCGAAGACGATGATGAGGAAACAAAAGTAGTGCCGATTATTAAATCACCTCCTCCATCGCTGGAAAAAAGGGAAAACGTGCCCGCTCCAAAAGAAAAAAGGTCAAAAAAATGGATCGCTTTATGGGCGCTGTTTCTTTTGTTGTTCATCGGGGTTGGAGCGAGTGCGGTCACATGGCTTCCCGATTTATTTTTCCCGAAAGATGTTACTGTACCGGATGTGACGAGCAAACATTATGATGATGCGATCGCGGAACTGACATCATTAGGTTTAAAAATCGAAGAAACGATCGAACAAGAACATGATGACATCGCCGAAGGATTTGTTATCCGTACGAATCCACAAGCTGGAAAAGTCGTGAAAGCAGGAACGGCTGTCACCATTTATAAAAGTATCGGAAAGAAAAAAGTCGCGTTCGAAAATTATGTGGGTGAACAAATTGCTGATGTCGAACCGCAATTGCGTTCAGAAAAATATTTGCTTATCGATAAAAAAGAAGTATATAGCGATAAGCCAGCAGGGACGATTATTGAACAATTTCCGCTTCCGGGTGAAAAAGTTGTACCAGAAGAAACAGAAGTGCGCTTTACGGTCAGCCTTGGACCAGAAAAAATCATTTTAAAAGATTTAACAGGATATACGGAAAAGAGCGTACGTGACTACGCGGCAGATCAACAATTGTATGTCATCGTCAAACAACAATATTCCGATACGGTCGAAAAAGGACTCGTTATTTCTCAAACGCCACAAGCGAATGCAAAACTAGAAAAAGGAGCAACCGTTACGGTCGTCATTTCCCTCGGAAAAGAGCCGGTACAAACAAAGAAAGTAATTCAAGACATCGACATTCCGTATGAACCGCCTGTTGATGTGAACGAACCAGTCATGGCAGAATTATATATTGAAGACGAAAATCATTCGTTCGCCCAACCGTACAAACGTTATCGCTTAACTAATGACGTGAAAGAGCGTGTCGAATTCGTCATTCAACAAGGAAAACAAGGACGCTATCGCGTCGTTGTAAACGGCACGACGGTACGCGAAGGCATTGTTCCATATCCGACAACACCTTAA
- the rpe gene encoding ribulose-phosphate 3-epimerase yields MIKIAPSILSANFAKLGEEIVDVERGGADYIHVDVMDGHFVPNITIGPLIVEAIRPVTKLPLDVHLMIEQPDRYIPTFAKAGADYLTVHVEACPHLHRTIHLIKEHGVKAGVALNPHTPISMIEHLIEDLDLVLFMTVNPGFGGQSFIPAVLPKIHAFSTLVRERGLSVEIEVDGGIHAETAKLCVEAGADVLVAGSAIYNKADRAQAIRMIREGVSR; encoded by the coding sequence ATGATCAAAATTGCGCCATCCATTTTATCTGCTAATTTTGCTAAACTTGGCGAAGAAATTGTGGACGTAGAACGAGGGGGAGCTGATTACATTCATGTCGATGTGATGGACGGCCATTTCGTTCCAAACATCACAATCGGTCCGCTCATCGTGGAGGCGATTCGTCCTGTAACGAAACTGCCACTTGACGTTCATTTAATGATTGAACAGCCGGATCGCTATATTCCAACGTTTGCGAAAGCGGGAGCCGATTATTTAACGGTGCATGTTGAAGCTTGCCCGCATTTACACCGGACGATCCACCTCATTAAAGAACATGGTGTGAAAGCAGGAGTAGCGTTAAATCCGCATACACCGATTTCGATGATTGAACATTTGATTGAAGACCTCGACCTCGTTTTATTTATGACGGTCAACCCGGGTTTTGGTGGACAATCGTTTATTCCAGCAGTGCTCCCAAAAATTCATGCGTTTTCAACACTCGTTCGTGAACGAGGGCTTTCTGTTGAAATTGAAGTAGACGGTGGCATTCATGCAGAAACGGCAAAACTTTGTGTCGAAGCAGGCGCGGATGTTCTTGTTGCAGGATCAGCCATTTATAACAAAGCGGATCGTGCCCAAGCCATTCGCATGATTCGTGAGGGTGTGTCACGTTGA
- the sdaAA gene encoding L-serine ammonia-lyase, iron-sulfur-dependent, subunit alpha, which translates to MFRNVAELVERAEREQMKIAEVMIRQEMEVTERSREDIIAQMEKNLQVMEQAVIRGLAGVRSHSGLTGGDATRLQQYIARGQFLSGETILDAVSKAMATNEVNAAMGMICATPTAGSAGVVPGTLFAVKEKLQPTREQMVEFLFTAGAFGFVVANNASISGAAGGCQAEVGSAAGMAAAALVEMAGGTPRQAAEAMAIALKNMLGLVCDPVAGLVEVPCVKRNAIGAANAMIAADMALAGIQSRIPCDEVIEAMFRIGQTMPVSLKETAQGGLAATPTARKFEADIFGKPNNERE; encoded by the coding sequence ATGTTTCGAAATGTAGCAGAACTCGTTGAACGAGCAGAACGAGAACAAATGAAAATTGCAGAAGTAATGATTCGTCAAGAGATGGAAGTGACAGAGCGCAGCCGAGAGGACATTATTGCGCAAATGGAGAAAAACTTACAAGTGATGGAGCAAGCCGTCATTCGCGGACTAGCGGGTGTTCGTTCGCATTCCGGATTGACAGGCGGCGATGCGACACGCTTACAGCAATATATTGCACGCGGCCAATTTTTATCGGGAGAAACGATTTTAGATGCCGTCAGTAAAGCGATGGCAACGAACGAAGTAAACGCAGCGATGGGAATGATTTGTGCAACACCAACAGCAGGATCAGCTGGTGTCGTTCCGGGCACATTATTTGCGGTGAAAGAAAAACTGCAGCCGACGCGTGAACAAATGGTTGAGTTTTTATTTACAGCTGGTGCGTTCGGATTTGTTGTCGCAAACAATGCATCCATTTCCGGTGCGGCAGGAGGATGCCAGGCGGAAGTTGGTTCAGCGGCAGGTATGGCGGCGGCAGCGCTTGTCGAGATGGCTGGCGGCACGCCAAGACAAGCGGCAGAGGCGATGGCGATCGCTTTAAAAAATATGCTTGGACTCGTTTGTGACCCCGTTGCAGGGTTAGTGGAAGTACCGTGTGTCAAGCGAAATGCAATTGGAGCAGCAAATGCAATGATTGCTGCTGACATGGCGCTTGCTGGCATACAAAGCCGCATTCCGTGCGATGAAGTCATTGAAGCGATGTTCCGCATCGGCCAGACGATGCCAGTGTCATTAAAAGAAACAGCACAAGGAGGGTTAGCGGCGACGCCGACCGCTCGCAAATTCGAAGCGGATATTTTCGGTAAGCCAAACAACGAACGTGAGTGA